The proteins below come from a single Triticum aestivum cultivar Chinese Spring chromosome 5D, IWGSC CS RefSeq v2.1, whole genome shotgun sequence genomic window:
- the LOC123121548 gene encoding uncharacterized protein: MASHGGHDHDALWAKLWELELQLAAYKLLHAARRGEEDDADADGVREPAGAGACRRGRQYDAYMRRRDARRVSVAAVAKSQQQQQQRPSGVSVTRAGGRPSPLTVRCAARDTPQVRRTVPSGVSAAATPRKEHGALPLPRSRTVRGGAPEARPQSHRRRNSVGGDLGECATPRPFLRRGSGTGGAIGNLRSPRVHDLPSGSPSPRRPPQDQFVPKVAAGRHLRSVSELPLHATVESPRWAETPRPAQSRARKRWGSLESPPPAIFSAPAANPHMDLAKGLRKLLSFVRKGKSSEHRRSDGGRESGDGKPVKGWTACSVLDGPFERASLEGHRFPMTRAVGTSG, encoded by the coding sequence ATGGCGAGCCACGGAGGACACGACCACGACGCGCTCTGGGCCAAGCTCTGGGAGCTGGAGCTGCAGCTCGCGGCGTACAAGCTGCTGCACGCCgcgcggcgcggggaggaggacgacGCGGACGCGGACGGCGTGCGGGAGCCCGCTGGGGCCGGCGCCTGCCGCCGCGGCAGGCAGTACGACGCCTACATGCGCCGGCGCGACGCCAGGCGCGTGTCCGTCGCCGCGGTGGCCaagagccagcagcagcagcagcagaggccgAGCGGCGTCAGTGTCACGCGCGCCGGCGGCAGGCCGAGCCCGCTCACCGTCAGGTGCGCCGCTCGGGACACGCCGCAGGTGAGGAGGACGGTGCCGTCGGGAGTGTCCGCTGCGGCCACCCCGAGGAAGGAGCACGGCGCGCTGCCACTGCCCAGGAGCAGGACGGTGAGAGGCGGCGCGCCTGAAGCGAGGCCGCAGTCGCACAGAAGGCGGAACAGCGTCGGCGGCGACCTGGGCGAGTGCGCCACGCCGAGGCCGTTCCTGAGGCGCGGCAGCGGGACCGGCGGCGCGATCGGGAACCTGCGGTCCCCGAGGGTGCACGACCTCCCCAGCGGCAGCCCGAGCCCGAGGCGGCCGCCGCAGGACCAGTTCGTCCCAAAGGTGGCGGCCGGGCGCCACCTCCGGTCCGTGTCGGAGCTGCCGCTCCACGCGACGGTGGAGTCGCCGAGGTGGGCGGAGACGCCGCGGCCGGCCCAGTCACGGGCCAGGAAGCGGTGGGGCAGCCTGGAGAGCCCGCCGCCGGCGATCTTCTCGGCCCCGGCGGCCAACCCGCACATGGACCTGGCCAAGGGGCTCCGGAAGCTGCTGAGCTTCGTGAGGAAGGGCAAGAGCAGCGAGCATCGGCGCTCCGACGGCGGACGTGAATCCGGCGACGGGAAGCCCGTGAAGGGGTGGACAGCTTGCTCCGTCCTTGATGGCCCGTTCGAACGTGCGAGCCTGGAGGGGCACCGGTTCCCCATGACACGGGCAGTCGGCACCTCCGGATGA